The following are from one region of the Amedibacterium intestinale genome:
- the treC gene encoding alpha,alpha-phosphotrehalase yields the protein MRSFKDKVVYQIYPKSFKDSNQDGLGDLKGITQKLDYLQMLGVDYLWICPFFVSPQKDNGYDVADYRRIDPSYGTMEDLEELIAEAKKRNIYLMFDMVFNHTSTEHEWFKKAMAGDEKYKNYYYFKKPVNGGMPTNWVSKFGGPVWEYVEKFDEYYLHLFDKTQADLNWFNDDVKKEVCDIVNFWIEKGVRGFRFDVVNLISKPDVFENDDIGDGRRFYTDGPRIHEYLKYLNEHTFGDKDFITVGEMSSTTIENCQKYSGEDEHELSMVFNFHHLKVDYKDKQKWTSMPFDFMELKDLFYKWQLGMQEKKGWNALFWNCHDQPRSITRFGDDKKYHKQSGKMLATALHLMQGTPYIYQGEEIGMTNAYFTSMEQYRDVESKNYYHILKQEGKKDDEIYKILFEKSRDNARTPMQWNAQKNAEFSEHTPWIPVTYNYKEINVENALEDKDSIFYHYQKLIQLRKQLKVISEGSFEPYLSSHPSVYAYKRKLGNEEVLVLNNFYGEKTMVELEDIQGFELLLSNYPEKKIKNHLELEPYESIAYIRK from the coding sequence ATGAGAAGTTTCAAAGACAAAGTCGTTTATCAGATTTATCCAAAATCATTTAAGGATTCTAATCAGGATGGTTTGGGAGACTTAAAAGGAATTACACAGAAATTAGATTATTTACAGATGCTGGGTGTTGATTATCTTTGGATATGTCCATTCTTTGTATCTCCACAAAAAGATAACGGCTATGATGTTGCAGATTATCGAAGAATCGATCCAAGTTATGGGACAATGGAAGATCTGGAAGAATTAATTGCAGAGGCAAAAAAACGTAATATTTATTTGATGTTTGATATGGTGTTTAATCATACATCAACAGAACATGAATGGTTTAAAAAAGCAATGGCAGGCGATGAAAAATATAAAAACTATTATTATTTTAAAAAGCCTGTAAATGGGGGAATGCCAACGAATTGGGTAAGTAAATTTGGTGGCCCTGTATGGGAATATGTTGAAAAATTTGATGAATATTATTTACATTTATTTGATAAAACCCAGGCAGATTTAAACTGGTTTAACGATGATGTGAAAAAAGAAGTATGTGATATTGTTAATTTCTGGATAGAAAAAGGTGTACGCGGATTTCGATTTGATGTTGTGAATCTTATTTCAAAGCCAGATGTATTTGAAAATGATGATATAGGAGATGGACGTCGTTTTTATACAGATGGTCCAAGAATACATGAATATTTAAAATATTTGAATGAACATACGTTTGGAGATAAAGACTTTATTACTGTTGGAGAAATGAGCTCTACAACAATTGAAAACTGTCAGAAATATTCTGGCGAAGATGAACATGAGCTGTCGATGGTCTTTAATTTTCATCATCTGAAAGTAGATTACAAAGATAAGCAAAAATGGACATCGATGCCGTTTGATTTTATGGAATTAAAAGATTTGTTTTATAAATGGCAGCTGGGAATGCAGGAGAAAAAAGGATGGAATGCATTGTTTTGGAATTGTCATGATCAGCCAAGAAGCATTACCCGTTTTGGGGATGATAAAAAATATCATAAGCAATCTGGAAAAATGCTGGCAACTGCACTACACTTGATGCAGGGGACACCTTATATATACCAAGGTGAGGAAATTGGAATGACAAATGCCTATTTCACATCTATGGAACAATATCGTGATGTAGAAAGTAAAAACTATTATCATATCTTAAAACAAGAAGGTAAAAAGGATGATGAAATCTATAAAATTTTATTTGAGAAATCACGTGATAATGCACGTACACCAATGCAGTGGAACGCTCAAAAAAATGCAGAATTTTCTGAGCATACACCATGGATTCCAGTAACGTATAATTATAAAGAAATCAATGTAGAAAATGCATTAGAAGATAAAGATTCTATATTTTATCATTATCAAAAACTAATTCAGTTAAGAAAGCAATTAAAGGTTATCAGCGAAGGAAGTTTTGAACCATATTTATCCTCTCATCCAAGTGTATATGCATATAAAAGAAAACTAGGAAATGAAGAAGTGCTGGTTTTAAATAACTTTTATGGAGAAAAAACAATGGTGGAATTAGAGGATATTCAAGGTTTTGAATTATTGTTGTCAAATTATCCAGAGAAGAAAATTAAAAATCATTTGGAATTAGAACCATATGAATCTATTGCTTATATAAGGAAATAG
- the treP gene encoding PTS system trehalose-specific EIIBC component — translation MGKFLNDARELLDKVGGKENIQAVSHCVTRMRFVLVDPSKADVKGIEDIPSAKGTFTQSGQFQVIIGNDVQEFYNDFVEVSGIEGVSKEAAKEAAKSQQNWIQKLMSNLGEIFAPLIPALITGGLILGFRNVIDSIAFMENGTKTLVQVSQFWAGVDSFLWLIGEAVFHFLPVGIVWSITRKMGTTQILGIILGITLVSPQLLNAYSVASTAAADIPVWDFGFAQVEMIGYQAQVIPAILAGFALVYFEKFFRKISPSYISMIVVPFCSLLCAVLVAHIVLGPIGWIIGDWISNVVWAGLNSNVKWLFAAIFGFVYAPLVITGLHHMTNAIDTQLVSSFGGTNLWPMIALSNIAQGSAVLAMIVLQKKNERAQQVSIPACISCYLGVTEPALFGVNLKYGFPFICGMIGSGIAAMISVGMGVQATSIGVGGIPGILSIFPQYMLYFAIAMLVAIIVPFVLTMIIGKKKLSNEDRFGKENVAICSKDRFVSPMSGKVMALSDVEDQVFSQGLMGQGFAVEINDSKVIAPFDGEVVMTFPTGHAYGLRNSDGVEVLIHIGMDTVELNGEGFHSLVKQGDKVQAGDVLAEVDIECIKKAGKSLVSPIVFTSGQDVKLIDIDKINAGNPVVEGI, via the coding sequence TTGGCGGAAAAGAAAATATTCAAGCTGTTTCACACTGTGTCACTCGTATGCGTTTTGTATTAGTTGATCCATCAAAAGCAGATGTAAAAGGTATCGAAGATATTCCTAGTGCAAAAGGTACCTTTACACAATCTGGTCAGTTTCAAGTTATTATCGGAAATGATGTACAAGAATTTTATAATGATTTTGTTGAAGTTTCAGGTATTGAAGGGGTTAGTAAAGAAGCGGCAAAAGAAGCCGCAAAATCACAGCAGAATTGGATTCAGAAGCTGATGAGCAATCTAGGTGAAATTTTTGCTCCACTAATTCCTGCATTGATTACAGGTGGTTTGATCTTAGGTTTTCGAAATGTTATTGATTCTATTGCCTTTATGGAAAATGGAACAAAAACATTAGTGCAGGTATCACAGTTTTGGGCAGGTGTTGACAGCTTTTTATGGCTGATTGGAGAAGCAGTCTTCCATTTCTTGCCAGTAGGAATTGTTTGGTCTATTACACGTAAAATGGGTACAACCCAAATCTTAGGTATTATTTTAGGTATTACCCTTGTTTCACCACAATTGTTAAATGCATATTCTGTTGCATCCACTGCTGCAGCAGATATTCCAGTATGGGATTTTGGGTTTGCACAAGTGGAGATGATAGGGTATCAGGCACAGGTAATTCCTGCTATTCTGGCTGGATTTGCATTGGTTTATTTTGAGAAATTCTTCCGTAAGATATCACCAAGTTATATTTCTATGATCGTTGTTCCTTTTTGCTCCTTGTTATGTGCTGTTCTTGTAGCTCACATTGTTCTTGGACCGATTGGATGGATTATTGGAGACTGGATTTCAAATGTTGTTTGGGCAGGATTAAATTCGAATGTAAAATGGCTGTTTGCGGCAATCTTTGGATTTGTGTATGCTCCGCTAGTTATCACTGGATTGCATCATATGACAAATGCAATCGATACACAGTTAGTATCTAGTTTTGGGGGTACAAATTTATGGCCTATGATTGCTTTATCAAATATTGCCCAGGGATCTGCAGTTCTTGCGATGATTGTTCTGCAAAAGAAAAATGAACGAGCACAGCAGGTTTCTATTCCAGCATGTATTTCCTGTTATTTAGGTGTCACAGAGCCGGCTTTGTTTGGTGTGAACTTAAAATATGGATTCCCATTTATTTGCGGAATGATTGGTTCTGGAATTGCAGCTATGATATCTGTAGGTATGGGGGTACAGGCAACATCTATTGGTGTAGGGGGAATTCCTGGTATCTTATCTATTTTTCCACAGTATATGTTATATTTTGCGATTGCAATGCTTGTTGCCATAATTGTACCATTTGTGTTAACGATGATAATTGGAAAGAAAAAATTAAGTAATGAAGACCGCTTTGGAAAAGAAAACGTAGCGATTTGTTCAAAGGATCGTTTTGTATCTCCTATGAGTGGAAAAGTAATGGCATTAAGTGATGTAGAAGATCAGGTGTTTTCACAAGGTTTGATGGGGCAGGGATTTGCAGTTGAAATAAATGACTCGAAAGTGATTGCACCATTTGATGGAGAAGTTGTAATGACATTTCCTACAGGACATGCTTATGGTTTAAGAAATAGCGATGGTGTGGAAGTATTGATTCATATTGGTATGGATACCGTTGAATTAAATGGAGAAGGTTTTCATTCTCTTGTTAAACAAGGGGATAAGGTACAGGCAGGAGATGTACTAGCAGAAGTTGATATTGAATGTATTAAAAAAGCAGGAAAATCTTTGGTATCTCCTATTGTGTTTACAAGTGGTCAGGATGTAAAACTAATAGATATTGATAAGATTAATGCAGGAAATCCTGTTGTGGAGGGTATATGA